The Amphiura filiformis chromosome 6, Afil_fr2py, whole genome shotgun sequence genome segment TACAAAGTTACACAAAATAACCAAATTACTTCACCGTAAGTATACACATTGCTATAGtataaatttcatttgaatgaatacAGCTGACAGCCTGACCACAGCTGTATGTGGTCTGACCCCGAtcttatttcaaaatacaacgcgaacgcacaacTGCGAACGCACTACCTTGCTACTTAATGAAAATACTTAACAAATCACGAGTGTGTTGGATTAACTTTCACGTTTATGCATTACTCACACTCGGGTGTTCGTCACACAATGTACGTGGACAATCATCACACTgatggcagctgtgttcattaaaatgaaatttttactctAGTGTCTAGGCTAAATTGCAAATAGAATAAATAAACATGAGCTGTTTTTTTCTGAGTAAATATAATTATGCCTCACTACTTCTATGTCCCTTACATTTACTGTAGTATTACATGATATGTATATGACATCGCAGATAGAAAACACAACAAGCATATTACAAATAAATAGATACAGTACGCCAAAATAGGAACCCTTAACAAGGGTCCTAACATGATCAGATAGTCCCGCAGATAGTCAATTAAGTATGTTTATATCTTAATGTGATATTTGTTATTCTGCATTGCTTTTGATTATAGCTTGATGTTTTTGTCTGAAAAACTACTTTGAGTGTAATTTAGGTATATGTTGAAGTAAAATGGCATAAATCACTGAATAAGttactcaattaaaaaatataaataaataaacaaacatgaaTAAACtttataacaaaaaacaaaaaaaactaaaataactGAGCAGGTGGCACCCATTTAACCTGAGAATCATATTTAACTAAATGTAATGTTCAAAGTTATTCCTTCTTTATAATACATTAACACGATGCTTAAGGTGGTTCCCTGGGTGTGGGTCAGAGCGGTGCCCGAGCTTGCGgtatttgtgctcaaatattgagaaaaataaagcccaTGGGCGAAAAGGTATGGGTTCAGTATGTGAGATCCAAAGGCTCACTGTAATGGTTTTATTTTTCACCCATGTGCATAATTTTCAGTGGGTGGGGGAAATAGCGAAAACTTTTGTATATTCTGGCATTCTCTCATGTGACACACTATTGTGTCTCTTATTAAGTAAATATATTACTACAAGTAGACGGATAAACTATTCATAGATAAACTCTCTTTCTTTATGCTAATTATTTTAAGGAAAGAACTGAGAAACCATGGCAACCAGAGTGGCCACTAATGGCAACCAAATCATGCAGCCTGATTGGATGAAAGCATCTTGGAAACTATATATTTCTACAATATGTATGGGAAATGTCCCATATTAAACAGCAAAATATCATACATTGTAACCAAATCATGCATTGTGTCAGGACAATCGCAGATAATTTCTTATTAACATATAATTAGCTACAAATTAAAGCTATTTCTTTCTACTAATGAAGTATAATTATTTCTTCAAGAGACTTGAGTAATTAAGAGCTAGTTTACAAGACAAATGAAAATAAGCTATATACTTTCAGTATCTTAAAAATAATCTCCCTGTCAAATATTGGCATTTTGGTATGATATCACACATCATATATAGCCATCAATGTATAAGACTGACTAGTTTATATGTTTTGCTAGTTGGTTACAAATCAAGCACACAAAGAATCACTAAGTAATAATGTCTCCTTCACCCAATAAATAATGTATGAAATATAAGAAAGTTATAACTACTTGCAGAAATGATGCACATTCATGATCCTATTTAGAAGGAAGAATGTGGATGATTTCTATCTGATAGTCTGACAAAAAATAAGTTAAGTTACAGAAAGCAAAGAAAATAATCAATAAATAATATCagtaaataaagtaaaataatacaatacacacaagataaataaacaaaatgaatGTCTACGCTTTGGTCCTAGTTTAACAGTCTAACATCATTGATTGGAGAGgaaaaagacaacaacaaaataGTGGGCAAAATTCTGTAATCTAATAGTAAAAGTCTacattgtaatgtaatgtaatgtaattaacTTATATAAAGTGCATAACTCCAGCTAAAAATATGCATAGTGTCAACCTATTAAAAGCAAAATGTCCATCAGTGTAAGTGTAAGCCACATAGGTGTGAGAGGCTTCAGACAAACAAAGGGGGATATTACTATAAAAGCTGAAAACAGCGTAcaatcagggtaaaaatgccaaatatgggctaaatattaaaaaaaaccataaattttggcaataaaaaaagctgaaatcagcttaaaagctGAATTCTTGCACCCCTGAAGTCAATTGTTTAAATTTGAACCACACATTAAATtattattcaaattgtcattgtCAACATTTATTCACATGTAATTTGACTGAACATGTAATGTGTCAAACTGTAGCTAACAATTTAATTTCTGTACTTTGCTGCTAACAAAATGTTGAAcaaattttctttaattttatctAACAACTAGTATAAAAGTAAAGGAGGGAAATGTTACACACTTGCACATCTATTTTGTTGTTGGTCATTTCCAATCCAATAATGAAGTGATTTGTTGAAACTAGGACAAGTCTACAAGATGAATAAATGAAAAGTCATttcattttacaccaaaaatataaGACTAACCCTGCTAGTGAATTTGACTTGAAAATGTTACCTTCATATAAGTAACATACAGCACCTTAAAAAAACCAGCCTGTGTACCATTTATTACATCATGTGCTAAGTATTGTTCCTTTTCCCCTTCACTTGAACTTTAAATGTGAACAGCTCTATAAAGGATTGTCAAAATTGAAATCTCTTTTGCTGGCAAAAAGACTCCATATCCCTAAAATGAGTAACATCGCAGACTCATCGTTAGATTGTACAAAACATTATTGGCTACTATATATTCAGCACCATGAGCACATCAAGCAAACTTTTGTTATCTGATTGAGCAACACAATGAAAATGTTGAGAAAATTGTTTTTTGAGTTAGGGGGGATTAAACGTTATATTGTTTCTTTTTAATTTCTTGTACTCAATCATTTTGTATAACTTGCTTGGCTATCATATGGGAGATAACTGAAacgaaaataattattttgtttgaaatcatAAAGTTAATCATAAACAACATTAAAAGAAAGAGGGAATGTAAAATATTATTAGTGTCCTTGAAGGGCTCTTAATAACAACACAAATAATTTGGTTTTGACTCAATATGCAGCATCTttgaaacaatattttacaaGGAATATCACAGTATAAAATGGGTCAAAACATCTTCAATAAGATTGGGTATAAAATCTTCTCAACTTTTCTTGATGATAAAATATGGGGACATGGGGAAAAAGCAGTGTTGCCTTATGGGACCAGCCCACAGGTTACATACATTATATTTGGTTTCAGTTTACAGGGCAACTGAATTGAGTAATTTCACTGACAGTCATAAAATGCGGTGCTAAACTGTTCTAAAGTCCTGAAAATGTGACATTACCTTTTACAAACATAAATCTAAATTAGAGTATGTTTGTTGGATTTGATAATTATGCTAATTCCATGATATTTGCAAATATcatgtatatatttattttgataccaatatACTCCAACAGTCTTAGTCATTTTTGTAATACCACACCAAAAGAGTTTTGTGGTTTAATAATCTACAACTACTAGACTAGCACCACAATGCAGTTTTCATGTAAGTTGCACAGGACAACTTGTACATAATACATAAATAACAACTATATAAAGCACTGTAAGCTACATATCTCATATACTACTGGAGATATACAAATCAAACTTGGTCCAAGGCACAATGAGATATGATTAATGGGGCACACACTACCACTACAAAGTATGTTCATTTGTGGCTTTGAGGTAAACCTGGTGGAAAATACAAAATGGACTAATTTTGACATTGCTGTTAGTGTTACTTGTCACCTTTTTAGATGGTAAGTAACCATTGGTGgacattttgtaaataaattaattactgtattcgtccgagtatagtcccacccgttttttaggtgaaatttttcaaaattgggggggggggaggtgggattatactcgaatttttaaatattttttttaagttttttattttttcggttttggagtgtcctggacctagacctaaatgctaggattattcatggttgacctaaaaaaaaattgcatgattgtttgtgtttttaatatgaaaattgattatttgtattcatgtcataaactattaatgatttcaaaatgcaataATGAGATCCTAGCACTAGAGCAGTCCATCCATCCTGTAAAAAAAATCCTAGCATTAGAGCAGTCCAtccatccattttttttttttataatttctggaatttttccaaaaatggggagtgggactatactcgaacgtgggactatactcggacgaatatggtagttatttctttcattttggtacattttcatatttttttctctCACTTCTGGGTCTAGAGTACTGGATTCTTGGTTATGTATCTGTTCtaaaaagcatttaaaaagtATGGTTTAAAAAAGGATTAAATATCACATTGATAAAAATCAGTTTATTGCACTTGCTAAGTCTaatttattttgtgaattgttATTGTAGTTTAATATATTGAGTTACTTGGATAAGACTATCCCTGTTTAATAAGGCATTTAATATAGAATTAAACAGTTTTTAGTATAGAATAGGAAAACTcacaaaatgttacaatataaatCTTGCATTGATTTGCTTCACAGTTATTTTCAGttacaaaatattaacaattatcAGTTTTCAAAACCAGGTGATTTTTTTTCTAAACTGATTGGTATAAAACTGTTCTCAACAAATGGCCATACAAAGCCTGTTATTGACACTTAGCACATCTTTTCCCTTCAGATTGTGCTTATTTAAGACATTACAAAACAAAGGCAACCAGTTGATCAATATTCAAAACTAAACATCACAACGATGTGTAGAGTCGTTAAGAAACACTGAAATATAAGTTTAAGCACAAGCCTGATGTCAGACATCGATGCCATATGCATAGTTTGATTCTCTTTGAAGTGAATGGTCAATAACTTACAACAAGTATAAAACAACCACAAAACACACTAGTTTGTGACATCTTACGTCAAGTATGATAAGCAGGTGGTGCAGAAGATACGTGTGTAGGGGGCGCTGTTGGCCTTGGTGGCGGAGCTGGATATATCACCTGCTGAACTGGATAGGGGCGAGACCTTGTTGGTGCCACGCCTAACTTCTCCTCTCGTTGTGGAACTATAACCTCACTCACTACTGGTGCGTAGACTGGATATGATGTGCTGGGTCCGGCCACATTTGGTGGTGGTGGTCTCGCAGGTGGATTCATGGTACTAGTAGAGGCAGATTTTGGTAATGTAGTTGTTGAGGCAGATGTTGGAAATGCATAGGTAGTAGAGATGGTCCCTGATGGTACTGGGGAGGAGGTTGTGTAGACAACAGCTGCTGTGCTGACCTGAAGTTCAAAGATAAAACACAAAAACTGATATGTTAATTGCTATTTCAATGAAGTGCCAAAAAAGTTGTGAATAATGGGCATTTGTAAAAATAAATGTGCAATTCTATTAATCTAGCTATAGCTGGCAAATACTTGGGTACACTTTCAGAtctcagaggtacactgctgctcaGCAGCTACTTTGTGGCTTCTCTAGAGTACTAGTGCAGTACCAATATGTGTGATTTCGATGTGTGTACTCTAGAGTGATCCAAACGCAACATTATTAGGAATCCCAGATAAAAAGTATATGTATACTTCTGCTTTTACTTATTCTTTTATATCAGGTATACAAGTATACAATTGGTTTATGTAACTGTATTGTCTACTTCATAACTTAGGAAAAAGTCACATGCTCATTAAAAAAAGCAAATGGTTCCCAATGGGACATAACATGCTGCTTGCTCAGAAGAACCAACATAAGGACAAAGAAACTTATGGATGAAATCAAAACACGACCggtggttgaccgccggttccgcctTGTTctgtccggttgctattgttctaaacaaccGGAACCGGATGGAGCCGGCAGTACaatcgccggtcgagttttgatttcatcccttagaaaCTTTTCCATGACCTTTTTTCCTATTCTTACCATTTTCTTGTATGCTCCAACCACTGCAGCTACAACTATAGCGAAGATGGCAGAAATTGTACTGAAAGCTACTGATGACCATAAAAGGTTCAAATACATGAAGCTGACCTGCCTGCAGGATGTCACGCCTCCAAAATGAGATGGCATCTTAGCTAGTCTGCAAGGGTAAAATTGATTCAATATTAgttatttttatgttgaaatatatgTTAGACTAGATCTGGTTCAGTTGATTGTGAAGGAACTTGATGCCCACTAATGTCAGTGCAATGGTTATTGCAAGAGACGGTCTGTCAAACCAGTACTACACTAGTGCTATGCTAGACATAATGTGGTTATTTTTAGCTTACCTCATACTTTTGAACAGATTTCTTTTTTGGCAGGGATACCACTCTGTGTGATCTTATGGTAAGAATCATATCCAGATACAAGCATCTCATGGATGCTGGAGTTTGGATACAACCCTGATTTAAACCATACGCGAGCCAtagacagggccggatttacctttttggggccctgagccaggccaaaatttggaggccccaaacgcaccgtgaggaaggcagtGCACTTAGATTCTGGTTTTTAGAttctactaggacatttgcgcgcgaagaacgagaaaaaatttcaattttagactgttTTAGCCCGAATTGAAACTGAATGTTGCTATATAACAGGACAGGGCCCCCAAAAGTTGGGGGCCCTGGCCCGggtccatctggccctatggtaaatccggccctggccaTAGAGTGTATAATTCTATGATATGATTACAGAAAGTAGATGAGCACAGCAGTCTGTGATATAATAAACCATTCAGTATCATACAGGATAGGAATACAGCTCAGTACAGGTGCAGAACCTTATCAATCTACCTCTAGAATAACCATATGTTTTTATTATGTTTCAAATTATTCCAGACATTACTgtattacatgtatttcaaaattgGCCATCACACACATAAATCCATAACATTGTTCATATAAAATATTGATGGgactatatgtgatgtgatcaagcaattaATGAGTCCGATGTCAggaatgttgattttgagatatagccaataacagTATTCAAGtgccttttattttattgttttaagcaACATGGAAATAGCCATATCTTttgaaccataagtctaattatgatgattttcagcaaaataaagctctaaaAATGGGTcatgtaataaaattgaaaaaaaaaaaaaaaaaaaaatttttatcaaCATCGGATTCATTTAgcatgatcgcatcacatatcagtAAGGTACTTACCCAACAGATTTGAAGCTGCATTCATCACTCCTATGTGATGCTATGTAGCAACAAAAGCAACTATTAACGTGACTTAGGGTAGTAGTATTACAACTGAAGCCAGCATTGTTACAATCCGTTTTACCTGTATCTGTATACGTACACTTCCTGAAGTCTATTTCCTGTAGATTaggacaaacaaaaatgtttctttATAAGTATGCTAATGATACGTGTACATTTAAAAGCATGTTTATGGAACTTTGTCAGGCCCTAGGCAAAACACTTTCAAATGAGATGTCATGCAAAACTTAATATACCAACTCCAcctttaattatgtaaatttcagttgattttgtcACTGTATATCCTTCCCCACCCTTCCACCAGACCTATATGACGAAAGGTCATGAGTACTGTCAATCTTGTCCCTTCCCCACTTTTGGGCAAAATTACCCACTTTTTGTTCTTTCAGTCacttttttgacaattcaggccaaatgCCCCAACCCAACTTTTTAAGACATATTAATGCCACTGCCAAAGACATTTAGAAGCCAATGTAAGGTTATTGAAAAACTAATGGTATTTTCTCACATTGTCAAGAATGAAAGCAGTGAAAATTGTATGCAGCAGATGAGATAAACAACAAGATTTGATTCTTTATATGTGTCTTGTGTTCAGAACTTACTGATATTGCAGCTGCTGTGACACCATCTATAATTGCACCAATAAGAGCCAACACTATGCCTACTAAGAGCAGTGTCAGTCCACGAGACATCCATTCCAAGCCTTCTTTCTTGTTGTACACTCCTAGTAGACTTATGAGGCCTCCAAATACTAACTGAAAGACAAAATTAAAGACATGAATCCCCCATCTTGGACCTCAACATCAGCCGTAGCGAGTGGGCAGCCGGGGAGGTCATAGCtgcccactttttgagaaatttgttatgtttttcctTTATATctacccagtggcgtagcgtcataggggcacgatttcaaattttaaaaatcccacagGGAAATATTGtcgaaaaacagcttgtgccccccaaccaattatggtcggtgccccccaatgtgatgacccacgctacgccactgtatctACCTGATCTACCAGGACATATAGTTAACATAACCAAAAGTTCACAGATATTAATTTAAGCTGCATTTTCAACAGCAAAGAAACAAACTATCAATACTGATGTTCAGGGCTGTACATAGCAATGTTAATGTGGGGTGGCCCAAATACAAATATATGTGCAAATTTAAATAACGATAATAAGCCTGGATAAACGCTGGTGGGAAATTGAACTCAAccagcacattttgatgtttattatAATGTGCTGCAGCTTTGGCAGTGACTCCAAACCAAGGGTCTCAGTCTGCATATAGTTGTGTTCTAAAGTGATGAAAATATTATGTCCATTTTTCATTAAACTATTTATGCTCAATTTAACACAACAACTTTTAAGTTTAACGTTTTAAAAGGTCTTTTGGTATGTGAAACAGGACTGTAAGAccaacaaatctgtaaaaaaaaaaatttctttgaaaatgtgaataaaaatgagtccaaaataaaaacaatacaaagatCTTACACTAACAACACTAGGTTAAGTGTCATCAAAATGATCTAATCATCTAATCATAAGAAAAGACAACTTCTCTGATCCAATGACCTGAGCTGGCAGTTATACAGGTGTTTACAAACCCTCTCCCAAAATAGTTTGCATTTATCTccccagagaagatcttctctgatctCCCCATGCAACTCCTCTGGTTATACCGCTAGTTATACCTACATTACATTTGTAAACTTACCACTGCAGTAGCCCAGAATGCTCCAGCATTAATATTGGTGACCATCTTGAATGCCATTGTAGCTTGTGCTATATGTACACCACCAAAAAGTAACAAGATCATGCAGGCTGCCATGGCAACCTTCCTTCTCCTCTTGCGATCTGTTTACGAGAAAAATAATCAAGTCTGGATATTATACTCTGGTGACAAAAACAACTTTGCCTCAATATGCACGTTACTTCATTATCTCAACAATGTTTTACGAAAAACTTTTACggtttttgtttcaaaatcatTGGGCTATACAAGATAAGCATAGGTGTTACATCCACAAGGAGGTAATATAATCTTCTCACAGTCTTTAGTGTAGAATCTGTTTGCTGTAAGTAAAGTGGTAACTTGGCTGTGATCAGTGTAACTTTGAAACACTTATCAGGCTTGTTAACAAGCAGAATGGATAACTGGGGTGGGGGGAGCACATCCCCAGGGCCTGGGCCTTATGGGGTCTCTTGAGGCCAAAAGCTCATATAGAGCCTTTTTCAaactggggtgggggggggggctactaGAATGATATTTTGACAGGGTTGGGCCACTGGAAAAATAcggctgatttgacagtttttggcaatttttttcaaattgggACCCATGTTAGGGGATTTTTTACCTAAGAAACAGCcgatttgacagttttttaccatttaaaaaaaaatcgggacACATGTTtatgtttagggatttttttctcaaatcgaTCCATATTTATGGTTTTCTTGCAAAAAAAGTGACCCATTAAAGCGGCACATCCCCATATACTTCATATATGTGAGTACCCCCCTGGATTTAATCAAGGTTTCATTTGGAGGactaaatgtaatttttttaatgctttaTGGACATTTAATAACCATGCAGCCTATCTTCCATGTGTTGATATCACTTTATTCTACTGAACCTGAATCCCCACACCCTTGGGCCAGAACCAGTTCTCAGCAGACCTATGATATGCCTTTTCTTTGGGAGCATTATAACACATAAAACCACTATGAATGATATGTCACATCTTGTGGACCTTTTTGACACATTCACTAAAATCTTGTTTTTGTGAATATACTACAAGCGTAGGACCCCTATAGTGAAACTAATGTAAGTTATATTTGACTACTTTGCTATTTTTATGTTGCTTTTAGTGCCTTAAGGGCTCAGTCATCCACCTTGGCACAGTATTTTAGTGGGACCTgtaagcacatcagacacaccaaattgcattctgaatatgaggaatgtctctctgatatcaaataatttaaattttttgaaattcccgtacaaaaggtcaacattttcatatgatggttggcttttcatcccaactacatacatacactttatcagtacatatcattagatttttaaagtttacttcaagtcaAGTACTTCAAAAAATGTTTCAGAAGGTCATccccatattcagaatgcaatttggtgtatctgatctTGCTCTCaagtccaacaaaaatactgtGGAAAGGGTTACAGAGCCCTTAAAGCTTTTGGAAAGGTACATT includes the following:
- the LOC140155068 gene encoding uncharacterized protein; its protein translation is MAKGPNGEIASDVSNDVVCRRISKISEASTLPPEIYETISRSTPTKQLNPDDKITVVWCVDEGAEKSNMEPTSAAAHHADRKRRRKVAMAACMILLLFGGVHIAQATMAFKMVTNINAGAFWATAVLVFGGLISLLGVYNKKEGLEWMSRGLTLLLVGIVLALIGAIIDGVTAAAISEIDFRKCTYTDTGKTDCNNAGFSCNTTTLSHVNSCFCCYIASHRSDECSFKSVGLAKMPSHFGGVTSCRQVSFMYLNLLWSSVAFSTISAIFAIVVAAVVGAYKKMVSTAAVVYTTSSPVPSGTISTTYAFPTSASTTTLPKSASTSTMNPPARPPPPNVAGPSTSYPVYAPVVSEVIVPQREEKLGVAPTRSRPYPVQQVIYPAPPPRPTAPPTHVSSAPPAYHT